A region from the Sphaerodactylus townsendi isolate TG3544 linkage group LG01, MPM_Stown_v2.3, whole genome shotgun sequence genome encodes:
- the PEA15 gene encoding LOW QUALITY PROTEIN: astrocytic phosphoprotein PEA-15 (The sequence of the model RefSeq protein was modified relative to this genomic sequence to represent the inferred CDS: inserted 1 base in 1 codon; deleted 1 base in 1 codon), protein MNALMAEYSSLLEELAENITLEDLDQLKSACKEDIPSEKHEEIATSKDWLGFLEKHKKLDRDNLSYIEHIFRXSPLADLLTMVVPTQVLKISSRGRAEVDSKLTRIPSAKKYKDIIRQPSEEEIIKLAPPPKKA, encoded by the exons TGATGGCCGAGTACAGCAGCTTGCTGGAGGAGCTGGCGGAGAACATCACGCTGGAAGACCTGGACCAGCTGAAGTCGGCCTGCAAGGAGGACATCCCCAGCGAGAAGCACGAGGAGATCGCCACCAGCAAGGACTGGCTCGGCTTCCTTGAGAAGCACAAGAAGCTGGACAGAG ACAACCTCTCCTACATTGAGCACATCTTCC GATCTCCCTTGGCGGACCTGCTCACCATGGTGGTGCCGACGCAGGTCCTGAAGATCTCCTCCCGAGGGAGGGCCGAGGTGGAC TCCAAGCTGACCCGCATCCCCAGCGCCAAGAAGTACAAAG acaTCATCCGGCAGCCCTCCGAAGAAGAGATCATCAAATTggcccccccacccaaaaaagcttaa